A region from the Salicibibacter cibarius genome encodes:
- a CDS encoding FtsK/SpoIIIE family DNA translocase, with amino-acid sequence MAAKKKKRRRKKQQEWTSQLKFEVSGLILLALAVIATFTYGPVGTIIIQLFRFFTGEWHHFLTVVLYAFALTLIFRRAFVSFWSRRLAGVYTIMFTILLYSHLGLFENLASSGPFQDGSVIMNTFRLYTMDLTGQADDLGGGMIGAVGYAAGTFLVDVPGTQVIAILLVVIGFILLSGKSLKESGTWVYGRIKAAAAPLAGSIRNFRTSRQSGSGKAAKSQVTANEAKTQTASGKEATQPSGAQKSNENKDDRPVIHNFQEQATRETPTKSANVQKKPSAEKKTEDSETAPLLTSGTTNEDYRLPALKLLSAPVQNKQTNDRSHVSSNAKKLEDTLQSFGVQAQVNEVHLGPAVTKYEVQPATGVKVSKIVSLTDDIALALAAKDIRIEAPIPGKAAVGIEVPNQDISMVTLREVLESDKAQNSHVLSVALGRDISGEPMTADLHKMPHMLVAGATGSGKSVCINGIVTSILMKAKPHEVKLMMIDPKMVELNVYNGIPHLLTPVVTEPKKAAQALKKVVAEMERRYDLFSHSGARNIEAYNDMIRKQNEGEEEEQQKLPYIVVIVDELADLMMVASGDVEDAITRLAQMARAAGIHMIIATQRPSVDVITGVIKANIPSRIAFGVSSQTDSRTILDAAGAEKLLGRGDMLFMPVGANKSTRIQGAFISDNEVEAIVNDVVEQQKAAYQEEMMPEEVPETSAEPEDELYYDAVALVVQMNSASVSMLQRRFRIGYTRAARLVDEMEAQGVVGPYEGKKPREVLYQPPDNEDLTNVK; translated from the coding sequence TTGGCGGCCAAAAAGAAAAAACGCAGAAGAAAGAAACAGCAGGAATGGACGAGCCAACTGAAATTTGAAGTATCGGGATTGATTCTCCTCGCTCTCGCCGTGATCGCCACGTTTACTTATGGTCCGGTAGGCACGATTATCATTCAGCTTTTTCGTTTTTTTACCGGAGAATGGCATCATTTTTTAACTGTCGTTTTATACGCGTTTGCCCTTACGCTTATTTTCCGGCGCGCCTTTGTGAGCTTTTGGTCCCGTCGCTTGGCGGGCGTTTATACGATTATGTTCACCATTCTGCTTTACAGCCATTTAGGCCTCTTCGAAAATTTGGCAAGCAGTGGCCCTTTTCAGGATGGTTCGGTTATTATGAACACATTTCGGCTTTACACGATGGATTTGACCGGACAAGCCGATGATCTCGGCGGGGGGATGATCGGGGCGGTAGGGTACGCGGCAGGAACATTTTTAGTTGATGTGCCCGGCACTCAAGTGATCGCTATATTGCTCGTCGTGATCGGATTTATTTTGTTAAGCGGCAAGTCATTAAAAGAAAGCGGAACGTGGGTCTATGGACGTATAAAAGCTGCTGCCGCCCCGCTTGCCGGATCCATCCGGAACTTTCGTACAAGCCGCCAATCGGGAAGCGGGAAAGCCGCAAAATCCCAGGTAACCGCTAATGAAGCAAAAACACAAACGGCATCAGGAAAAGAAGCTACGCAACCTAGCGGGGCACAAAAATCCAATGAAAATAAGGACGATCGCCCGGTCATTCATAATTTCCAGGAACAGGCGACTCGGGAAACGCCGACGAAATCGGCAAACGTACAGAAAAAGCCGTCGGCAGAAAAGAAAACGGAAGACAGCGAAACGGCTCCGCTGTTAACCTCGGGAACGACCAACGAAGATTATCGGTTGCCGGCTTTGAAGTTATTGAGCGCGCCCGTTCAAAACAAACAGACGAATGACCGCAGCCATGTCTCTTCAAATGCGAAAAAACTGGAAGATACATTGCAAAGTTTCGGAGTGCAAGCACAGGTGAACGAGGTCCATTTGGGACCCGCGGTCACAAAATACGAAGTACAACCGGCGACCGGCGTCAAGGTGAGCAAAATTGTCAGCCTCACCGATGACATTGCTTTGGCTCTGGCGGCAAAAGACATACGAATTGAAGCGCCGATTCCGGGAAAGGCCGCTGTCGGAATAGAAGTCCCCAATCAGGATATTTCGATGGTTACCTTGCGTGAAGTGCTGGAATCGGATAAAGCGCAAAATTCCCATGTGTTATCCGTCGCTTTAGGCCGGGACATTTCCGGGGAACCGATGACGGCCGACCTTCATAAAATGCCGCATATGCTCGTTGCCGGAGCGACAGGAAGCGGGAAGAGTGTTTGCATCAACGGGATTGTCACTAGCATACTCATGAAAGCGAAGCCCCACGAAGTCAAACTAATGATGATCGACCCGAAAATGGTGGAGTTGAACGTGTATAACGGCATCCCCCATTTGTTAACGCCGGTCGTTACCGAGCCGAAAAAAGCAGCACAGGCATTGAAAAAAGTCGTCGCGGAAATGGAGCGCCGTTATGATCTTTTTTCCCATAGTGGCGCTCGAAATATTGAGGCGTATAATGACATGATCCGGAAGCAAAATGAAGGGGAGGAAGAAGAGCAACAAAAGTTACCTTATATCGTCGTGATCGTCGACGAATTGGCAGATTTGATGATGGTGGCTTCCGGCGACGTAGAAGACGCGATTACTCGTTTGGCACAGATGGCAAGAGCAGCGGGCATTCATATGATCATTGCTACCCAGCGTCCGTCGGTTGATGTCATTACCGGCGTAATCAAGGCAAATATCCCATCGCGCATTGCTTTTGGCGTTTCCAGCCAAACAGATTCCCGTACGATTTTAGATGCGGCCGGGGCTGAGAAATTGCTCGGGCGCGGGGATATGTTATTCATGCCGGTTGGTGCAAACAAATCGACGCGGATCCAAGGGGCATTCATATCGGATAATGAGGTTGAAGCGATCGTAAATGACGTTGTCGAACAACAAAAGGCCGCGTATCAGGAAGAGATGATGCCGGAAGAAGTGCCGGAAACAAGTGCCGAACCGGAAGATGAACTTTATTACGATGCCGTCGCTCTCGTCGTCCAAATGAATTCCGCGTCCGTATCCATGTTGCAACGCCGTTTTCGCATCGGATACACAAGAGCCGCCCGACTCGTTGACGAGATGGAAGCGCAAGGGGTCGTTGGGCCGTACGAAGGGAAAAAACCTCGGGAAGTTTTATATCAGCCGCCCGACAACGAAGATTTAACGAATGTGAAATAA
- a CDS encoding YlzJ-like family protein, producing MTIYTHLPLEDVMAEKNDTEVKYKDTPSGTVVLQKNEEGTWIVQRLVSPDPNDYLQDEYQPGSRWDSEE from the coding sequence ATGACCATCTACACACACCTCCCTCTCGAAGATGTGATGGCAGAAAAAAACGACACGGAAGTGAAATATAAAGACACTCCATCCGGCACGGTTGTATTGCAGAAGAATGAAGAGGGAACTTGGATTGTTCAACGTTTGGTAAGCCCGGATCCAAATGACTATTTACAAGATGAGTACCAACCGGGCAGCAGATGGGATAGCGAAGAATAG
- a CDS encoding ClpP family protease, translating into MAEQQEPNQPNEQPNKQSDETAQGLVDKIQALGQTNVPKANSDVHVITVIGQIEGHMQLPPQNKTTKYEHIIPQLVAIEQNPNIKGLLLVLNTVGGDVEAGLAIAEMVASMDKPSVTIVLGGGHSIGVPIAVAGDYSFIAETATMTIHPIRLNGMVVGVPQTFEYIEEMQERIIQFVTTHSNVDDDKFRELMFAKGNLSRDIGTNVIGKDAVDHGLIHSPGGVGPAIRKLNELIREKEAEQGEMLQ; encoded by the coding sequence ATGGCAGAACAACAAGAACCAAACCAACCGAACGAGCAACCGAATAAACAGTCCGATGAAACTGCGCAAGGGCTCGTGGACAAAATTCAGGCGCTAGGGCAAACGAACGTTCCAAAAGCCAACTCGGATGTTCATGTGATCACGGTAATCGGACAAATTGAGGGGCATATGCAATTGCCGCCGCAAAACAAAACGACGAAGTACGAGCATATTATTCCCCAGTTGGTTGCGATTGAGCAAAATCCAAACATCAAGGGACTTTTGCTCGTGCTAAATACCGTCGGCGGTGACGTGGAAGCAGGTTTGGCGATCGCGGAGATGGTGGCGAGCATGGATAAGCCTTCGGTAACAATCGTGCTCGGTGGCGGGCATTCCATCGGTGTTCCCATCGCGGTCGCGGGTGATTACTCCTTTATTGCCGAAACAGCAACCATGACCATCCATCCCATCCGTTTAAACGGAATGGTCGTCGGTGTGCCGCAAACATTTGAATATATCGAGGAAATGCAGGAACGCATCATTCAGTTTGTAACGACTCATTCTAATGTGGATGATGATAAGTTTCGGGAATTAATGTTTGCCAAAGGAAACCTTTCCAGAGATATCGGTACGAATGTGATCGGCAAAGATGCCGTCGATCATGGATTGATCCATTCCCCCGGGGGTGTGGGGCCGGCCATTCGCAAACTGAATGAACTTATCCGCGAAAAAGAAGCGGAACAAGGAGAGATGCTACAATGA
- a CDS encoding ribonuclease J, producing MPKQEETNKVRVFALGGLGETGKNMYVVEVNDEIIVLDAGQMIPEDDMLGVDVVIADISYLVQNSDRVKGIILSHGHEDHCGALPYVLRKLQVPVYGTKLTLGLIEGELKAQHLLKKTDLKTVSSGDKVKIGNVKAEFFRVSHSIPDCVGVAIETPQGYVVYTGDFKFDQTPADHKFADIGKMTQYGKKGVLCLLSDSTNAEIPGSTPSEKATEPGIKAVFREAPGRVIVSTYASNIYRIQQVIDAAMETNRKVAVVGESMKKNIQISKRLGYLRVPKQLMVNVDELSKHNGENIAILSSGSQGEPTSGLHRMAKGTDRQLSIMPKDTVVISASPTPGKEKSIGRVVDFLYRVGAEVVHSDKNVNVSGHASQEELMLMLNLMKPRHFIPIQGEYRMQIAHGNLAKTAGVHPERIHLLQNGEVLQLEEKNATKSTKVQAGNVLVDGLGIGDVGNIVLRDRRLLSKDGILVVVVTLNKKTNAFVSGPDIISRGFVYVRESEELLDEAKQKVAETLRECMDDNVNEWSSLKSNIRDVLSRYLFDKTKRRPMILPIIMEV from the coding sequence TTGCCGAAGCAAGAAGAGACAAATAAAGTACGTGTTTTTGCCTTGGGCGGACTAGGTGAAACAGGCAAAAATATGTATGTAGTGGAAGTGAACGACGAAATCATCGTTTTGGACGCGGGTCAAATGATCCCGGAAGATGATATGCTCGGCGTCGACGTTGTTATTGCCGATATATCCTATCTCGTCCAAAATAGTGATCGTGTGAAAGGAATTATACTCTCCCACGGGCACGAAGATCATTGCGGCGCTTTGCCTTATGTTTTACGAAAACTCCAAGTGCCCGTATACGGAACAAAACTAACCCTCGGCCTTATTGAAGGGGAGCTGAAAGCCCAGCATTTGCTAAAGAAGACGGATTTAAAAACGGTTTCTTCGGGCGATAAAGTGAAAATCGGGAATGTGAAAGCTGAATTTTTCAGGGTGAGCCACAGCATTCCCGATTGTGTCGGTGTTGCCATTGAAACGCCGCAAGGGTATGTCGTGTACACCGGTGATTTTAAATTTGACCAGACCCCTGCAGATCACAAATTTGCCGACATCGGTAAAATGACACAGTATGGAAAAAAAGGCGTCCTTTGTTTACTGTCCGATAGCACAAACGCGGAAATCCCCGGTTCAACGCCTTCGGAAAAAGCAACGGAGCCGGGAATCAAGGCCGTGTTTCGAGAAGCGCCGGGTCGAGTGATCGTCAGTACGTATGCATCGAATATTTACCGCATCCAACAAGTCATTGATGCAGCCATGGAAACGAACCGAAAAGTTGCGGTGGTCGGTGAGTCGATGAAGAAAAACATCCAAATTTCCAAGCGGCTCGGTTATTTGCGAGTCCCCAAACAATTGATGGTCAACGTCGATGAATTGTCCAAACACAACGGGGAAAATATCGCGATCCTTTCCTCGGGTAGCCAAGGAGAGCCTACCTCCGGGTTGCATCGCATGGCGAAAGGAACCGACCGTCAGCTTTCGATTATGCCGAAGGATACCGTCGTGATTTCGGCAAGCCCGACCCCGGGAAAGGAAAAATCAATTGGAAGAGTCGTGGATTTTCTTTACAGAGTCGGAGCCGAAGTCGTTCACTCCGATAAAAATGTGAATGTATCCGGACATGCCAGCCAGGAAGAACTTATGCTCATGCTCAATCTCATGAAACCGCGCCATTTTATCCCGATTCAAGGGGAATACCGAATGCAAATCGCCCACGGGAATTTGGCGAAGACGGCCGGTGTCCATCCCGAACGAATCCATTTGCTGCAAAACGGAGAAGTGTTGCAGCTTGAAGAAAAAAATGCGACGAAAAGCACGAAAGTCCAAGCCGGAAATGTACTCGTCGACGGACTCGGCATCGGCGATGTGGGAAATATCGTATTGAGAGACCGGCGTTTGTTATCCAAGGATGGCATTCTTGTTGTCGTAGTCACATTGAATAAAAAAACCAATGCTTTCGTTTCGGGTCCTGACATCATTTCCCGCGGATTCGTTTATGTTCGTGAATCCGAAGAGTTGCTGGATGAAGCCAAACAAAAGGTGGCCGAAACGTTACGCGAGTGTATGGATGACAACGTAAACGAGTGGTCATCCCTGAAAAGCAATATTCGCGACGTTCTCAGCCGTTATCTTTTTGATAAAACGAAACGGAGGCCGATGATTTTGCCGATTATAATGGAAGTGTGA
- the dapG gene encoding aspartate kinase → MRITVQKYGGTSVQSETLRQKAAGHAKSAVQSGYKVVVVVSAMGRMNDPYATDTLLNLISEGDKALPKRERDMLQSTGEVISSVVFTNLLISEGLKASALTGKQAGFRTTEDFGSARITEMDTRHLLKRLEEVDVVVVAGFQGESASGETTTLGRGGSDTSATALGAALQAESVDIFTDVDGIMTADPRIVGDARPMKTLTYTEVSNLAHQGAKVIHPRAVEIAMHAKVPIRIRSLASDSNGGTLVSSAHTHAPGSDIRESLITGITYVRGITQVIVPKRQEDMQAASTIFARMAAEGISVDFINIDPTSVVFTVPDEKSKRVEQKLHALNYPARLLQGCAKVSAVGAGMTGVPGVVSRITSALYEAGIDILQATDSHTTIWVLVREEEMNGAINALHGVFNLAESQ, encoded by the coding sequence ATGAGAATTACGGTGCAAAAATATGGCGGAACATCCGTCCAATCGGAAACGTTGCGCCAAAAAGCTGCCGGCCACGCCAAAAGCGCGGTGCAGTCCGGGTACAAAGTCGTCGTGGTCGTCTCCGCAATGGGTCGCATGAATGACCCCTATGCCACGGATACGTTGCTAAACTTAATATCCGAAGGAGACAAAGCGTTGCCAAAACGCGAACGTGACATGTTGCAGTCTACCGGCGAAGTGATTTCCTCTGTAGTCTTTACGAACCTTTTGATTTCCGAGGGCTTGAAGGCCTCGGCACTTACTGGCAAACAGGCCGGATTTCGCACGACAGAAGACTTTGGAAGCGCCCGTATAACAGAAATGGATACACGTCATTTGCTCAAGCGTTTGGAAGAGGTGGATGTCGTTGTCGTTGCCGGTTTTCAGGGAGAATCGGCAAGCGGGGAAACGACAACGTTGGGGCGTGGCGGGAGCGACACTTCCGCAACTGCGCTCGGTGCAGCTTTGCAGGCAGAATCCGTGGATATTTTCACCGACGTTGACGGCATTATGACCGCTGATCCGAGAATCGTAGGGGATGCGCGGCCAATGAAGACGTTGACGTATACGGAAGTCTCCAATTTGGCTCATCAAGGAGCGAAGGTGATCCATCCAAGAGCCGTGGAAATCGCCATGCACGCAAAAGTCCCGATTCGTATTCGCTCACTCGCTTCCGATTCCAATGGCGGGACGCTCGTTTCTTCTGCTCATACACATGCCCCGGGCAGCGATATTAGGGAAAGCCTCATAACCGGTATTACGTATGTGCGCGGGATTACGCAAGTGATTGTGCCAAAGCGGCAGGAGGATATGCAGGCGGCTTCGACGATCTTTGCGCGCATGGCAGCGGAAGGGATTAGTGTCGATTTTATCAATATTGATCCAACATCGGTGGTATTTACCGTTCCGGATGAAAAAAGCAAACGCGTGGAACAAAAGCTTCATGCGCTGAACTATCCCGCTAGGTTATTGCAAGGATGTGCCAAGGTTTCAGCGGTCGGAGCCGGAATGACCGGCGTTCCCGGAGTCGTGTCGCGGATTACGAGCGCGCTTTATGAAGCGGGGATTGATATCCTGCAAGCAACGGATTCCCATACGACCATTTGGGTGCTCGTCCGTGAAGAAGAGATGAACGGGGCCATTAACGCGCTACATGGCGTGTTCAACTTAGCCGAAAGCCAGTGA
- a CDS encoding aspartate-semialdehyde dehydrogenase, whose translation MTKNQTFNVALVGATGAVGQQMLKTLVDKSFPIRSLKLLSSPRSAGKKIEFNGETLTVEEATPEQFEGVDIALFSAGGAVSKKLAPEAVKRGAVVIDNTSAYRQDEEVPLVVPEVNEDDLHKHQGIIANPNCSTIQMVVALEPIKKAYGLKKVIVSTYQAVSGAGLGAVDEMYEQTQQILNEEDISPELLPVSKDKKHYQIAFNALPQIDVFQDNGYTFEEMKMVNETKKILRDSSLAVSATCVRLPVETGHSESVYVETEKGGATAKDVQGVLAEGAGITLQDDPATQTYPLATEAKGLPDVFVGRVRQDLDAENGYHLWVVSDNLLKGAAYNSVQIAESLVKLGIIGL comes from the coding sequence ATGACGAAAAATCAAACATTTAACGTAGCTCTGGTTGGAGCAACGGGAGCAGTTGGGCAACAGATGTTGAAAACGCTCGTCGACAAATCATTTCCGATTCGCTCGCTGAAACTGTTATCATCCCCGCGTTCAGCCGGGAAGAAAATTGAATTCAACGGAGAAACGCTTACGGTTGAAGAAGCCACCCCCGAACAATTCGAAGGGGTAGACATCGCGCTTTTTTCCGCCGGGGGGGCCGTTTCGAAAAAATTGGCACCGGAGGCAGTGAAACGGGGAGCGGTCGTGATCGACAATACGAGCGCTTATCGCCAGGATGAAGAAGTGCCGCTCGTCGTCCCTGAAGTGAACGAGGACGATCTTCACAAGCACCAAGGCATTATCGCCAATCCAAACTGTTCCACGATCCAAATGGTCGTGGCACTTGAGCCGATCAAAAAAGCTTATGGCTTGAAAAAAGTCATTGTCTCCACCTATCAAGCCGTTTCAGGCGCAGGATTAGGCGCTGTCGATGAAATGTATGAGCAAACACAGCAAATTTTAAATGAGGAAGACATTTCCCCGGAGTTGCTTCCGGTTTCCAAAGATAAAAAGCATTATCAAATCGCGTTTAACGCGCTTCCTCAAATCGATGTTTTCCAAGATAACGGGTATACGTTTGAAGAAATGAAAATGGTCAACGAGACGAAAAAAATTCTCCGCGACTCGTCTCTCGCCGTATCGGCAACGTGTGTGCGTTTGCCTGTGGAAACCGGCCACTCGGAATCCGTGTATGTGGAAACGGAAAAGGGTGGCGCGACGGCAAAAGATGTGCAAGGGGTGCTCGCGGAAGGCGCGGGGATCACCTTGCAAGATGACCCGGCCACGCAGACGTACCCGCTTGCCACCGAAGCAAAGGGGCTTCCGGATGTTTTTGTCGGACGTGTGCGCCAAGATCTTGATGCGGAAAATGGCTATCACCTTTGGGTCGTTTCCGATAACTTGTTAAAAGGAGCAGCGTACAACTCGGTGCAGATTGCGGAAAGTCTCGTCAAATTAGGAATTATCGGCCTATGA
- a CDS encoding dipicolinate synthase subunit B: MMLDDKRIGFGLTGSHCTLEEVIPMINGLKDEGAEVIPFVSHTVQTTETKFGTPNHWLDSIEKAAGREVVNSIPKAEPYGPKTPLDAMLIAPMTGSSMSKFANAQTDSPVLMAAKATLRNSSPVVLAISTNDALGLNASNLATLLQMHHVYFVPLGQDNPYKKPTSLVARMEDIPQTIEAAIRGEQYQPLFIEKFND, translated from the coding sequence ATGATGCTCGACGATAAACGGATCGGATTTGGCTTGACAGGGTCCCATTGCACGTTGGAAGAAGTGATCCCGATGATCAATGGCCTGAAAGACGAAGGAGCGGAAGTAATTCCTTTTGTCAGTCATACGGTGCAAACAACGGAGACAAAATTTGGTACGCCGAATCATTGGTTGGATTCGATCGAAAAGGCGGCCGGCCGTGAAGTGGTGAACTCCATCCCGAAAGCAGAACCCTACGGTCCGAAGACGCCGCTTGATGCCATGTTAATCGCGCCCATGACCGGAAGTTCCATGAGCAAGTTTGCCAACGCGCAAACCGACTCCCCGGTATTAATGGCGGCGAAAGCAACATTGAGAAACAGTTCCCCTGTCGTTTTGGCCATTTCCACAAACGATGCGCTTGGGTTAAATGCCAGTAATTTGGCAACATTGCTGCAAATGCATCATGTGTACTTTGTTCCGCTCGGCCAGGATAACCCGTATAAAAAACCGACTTCTCTGGTGGCGAGAATGGAAGATATACCGCAAACCATTGAAGCAGCGATACGTGGTGAACAATATCAACCGCTTTTCATAGAAAAGTTCAATGATTAA
- the dpsA gene encoding dipicolinate synthase subunit DpsA — protein MEIIEHVAVIGGDRRQVELVHRLKKSVDHISVVGFDQLSFADANVTVHTLSDIHWGQLSAILFPVSGVNTDGEVEAQYAPEPLIVTREMLAKKPKNCIIFTGIRTEFLNNLGENLVCWMERDDVAVYNSVPTAEGALMLAMQHTSATIHNATVVNLGFGRCGVTIADLFQSVGAKVTVVTDDDKEKARAYQAGHRVKSLCMMHAELACADICINTIPAPVLAKDTLPYVKESCYILDIASRPGGIDMETAGQLGLQAQEAPGLPGKVAPETAGEILAIVTLAILKSENNKKG, from the coding sequence GTGGAGATCATCGAACATGTTGCAGTCATCGGAGGAGATCGTCGCCAAGTTGAACTCGTGCATCGACTAAAAAAAAGCGTTGACCATATTTCGGTGGTCGGATTTGACCAGCTTTCCTTCGCGGATGCCAATGTTACTGTCCATACATTATCAGACATTCATTGGGGGCAATTAAGCGCCATCCTTTTCCCCGTCAGTGGTGTGAACACGGACGGAGAGGTAGAGGCGCAATATGCACCGGAACCGCTTATCGTCACACGCGAAATGCTTGCAAAAAAACCAAAAAACTGCATTATTTTCACCGGCATCAGGACGGAATTCTTAAATAATTTGGGTGAAAACCTCGTCTGTTGGATGGAAAGGGACGATGTCGCTGTCTACAATTCCGTTCCGACAGCGGAAGGGGCATTGATGCTGGCGATGCAGCACACATCGGCCACCATTCACAACGCAACTGTGGTTAACCTCGGTTTTGGCCGTTGTGGCGTGACGATTGCCGATCTTTTTCAATCCGTTGGAGCAAAAGTAACCGTCGTGACGGATGATGATAAGGAAAAGGCAAGGGCCTACCAGGCAGGCCATCGCGTGAAAAGCCTATGCATGATGCATGCGGAACTTGCTTGTGCCGATATTTGCATCAATACCATCCCTGCGCCCGTGCTTGCAAAAGATACATTGCCTTATGTGAAGGAAAGTTGCTATATCCTTGACATCGCAAGTCGTCCCGGAGGCATTGATATGGAAACTGCCGGCCAACTCGGGTTACAAGCGCAAGAAGCGCCGGGTTTGCCGGGAAAAGTGGCTCCTGAAACGGCTGGAGAGATCCTCGCCATCGTGACGTTGGCAATATTGAAATCGGAGAATAATAAGAAAGGATGA
- a CDS encoding YlmC/YmxH family sporulation protein has product MRLSEMSAKEIVDFEQGERLGVPGRLDARVNASTGEIEAFLFPTTRWSPFRKNEETLEIRWHHIHTIGEDMIIVNRSV; this is encoded by the coding sequence ATGCGATTAAGCGAAATGAGCGCCAAAGAAATCGTTGACTTTGAACAAGGCGAACGCCTTGGTGTTCCCGGGCGTTTAGATGCCCGCGTCAATGCTTCGACCGGTGAAATTGAAGCTTTCTTGTTTCCGACAACGAGATGGAGTCCATTCCGAAAAAATGAAGAAACGCTCGAGATTCGCTGGCATCATATTCATACGATTGGTGAAGATATGATTATCGTCAATCGTTCGGTTTGA
- a CDS encoding M16 family metallopeptidase: MVQRMNLPNGLRLVYEPMEHVRSLSIGIWIYTGSRDEKEEENGMSHFLEHMLFKGTKKRSATEIAESFDRIGGDVNAFTAKEYTCFYAKVMDKHGKEALDILSDMFFNSVFDEDELAKERNVVLEEIRMVEDTADDVVHDDLDAVAYGDHPLGRPILGTEKTVPTFSRDQLYDFIHTHYRPDNVVLSMAGKIDNELLSFAKSQFSGFSATMAPSVSETPPVLLNKKQARSKRIEQAHLCLGFSGIPVCDDELYAMVLFNQLLGGSMSSRLFQDIREQRGLAYAVFSDHVTYRDGGMLTVYAGTAPTHVDEVLEAVLSMVERFANEQVDGKDLEDVKSQVQGSMVLGLESTSSRMSRNGKNELSLGRHPSLDTVTERIDAVTSGEIQKVARNLYEKDYALSIISPDGKLPKGRSKLSPLA, from the coding sequence ATTGTTCAACGAATGAATTTGCCAAACGGGCTGCGCCTCGTTTATGAACCGATGGAACATGTCCGTTCGCTTTCCATCGGCATTTGGATTTACACAGGATCGCGGGATGAAAAGGAAGAAGAAAACGGCATGTCCCATTTTCTTGAACATATGTTGTTTAAGGGAACAAAAAAACGGTCGGCAACCGAGATTGCAGAAAGCTTTGACCGTATTGGCGGGGATGTCAATGCTTTTACGGCGAAAGAATATACATGTTTTTATGCAAAAGTGATGGATAAACACGGGAAAGAAGCCTTGGATATTTTAAGTGACATGTTTTTTAACTCTGTTTTTGATGAAGATGAATTGGCAAAAGAACGAAATGTCGTTCTTGAAGAAATCCGCATGGTCGAGGATACAGCCGATGATGTTGTGCATGATGACCTCGACGCCGTCGCTTACGGAGACCATCCATTGGGGCGACCAATTCTCGGTACGGAAAAAACGGTTCCCACGTTTAGCCGTGACCAATTATATGATTTTATTCATACTCATTACCGGCCTGATAACGTTGTCTTATCGATGGCGGGAAAAATAGATAATGAATTGTTATCCTTTGCAAAATCTCAATTTTCCGGGTTCTCGGCGACCATGGCTCCCTCGGTTTCCGAAACACCGCCTGTGTTGCTTAACAAAAAGCAAGCACGGTCAAAAAGGATCGAGCAGGCCCATCTGTGCCTTGGTTTTAGCGGGATTCCGGTCTGTGATGATGAACTTTATGCAATGGTCTTATTCAATCAATTATTGGGAGGGAGCATGAGCAGCCGCTTGTTCCAGGACATCCGGGAGCAACGGGGGCTTGCGTACGCGGTGTTCTCCGATCATGTAACGTATCGTGACGGAGGGATGTTGACGGTTTACGCGGGAACTGCTCCCACGCATGTAGACGAAGTTTTAGAGGCGGTTTTATCGATGGTTGAGCGCTTTGCAAACGAACAGGTGGATGGCAAAGATCTGGAGGATGTTAAATCGCAAGTTCAAGGCAGCATGGTCTTGGGATTGGAAAGCACGAGCAGCCGTATGAGCCGAAACGGAAAAAATGAGTTAAGCCTTGGGAGGCACCCTTCGCTTGATACGGTAACCGAACGCATAGATGCCGTGACAAGCGGAGAAATTCAAAAAGTTGCCCGAAACCTTTATGAGAAAGATTACGCCCTCTCGATCATAAGCCCGGACGGAAAATTACCGAAAGGTCGTTCTAAATTGTCGCCGTTGGCATAG